Proteins encoded by one window of Maliibacterium massiliense:
- the rpsU gene encoding 30S ribosomal protein S21: MSEIRVGENESLESALKRFKRKCARAGVLAEIRKREHYEKPSVKRKKKAEAARKRKY, encoded by the coding sequence ATGTCAGAAATTCGAGTGGGGGAAAACGAATCCCTTGAAAGCGCTCTGAAACGTTTCAAACGTAAATGCGCCCGCGCCGGCGTATTGGCGGAGATTCGCAAAAGAGAGCATTATGAGAAGCCCAGCGTCAAGCGCAAAAAGAAAGCTGAGGCTGCACGCAAGCGTAAATATTAA
- a CDS encoding histidine triad nucleotide-binding protein, which produces MDMEDCLFCKIIAGEIPAKRAYEDEQVVVIHDINPQAPMHMLVLPKKHLASIAQMAPEDKALLGHMMFVAQQMAKAAGIADAGFRLVINTGKDGAQSVQHLHLHVLGGRALSGQMG; this is translated from the coding sequence ATGGATATGGAAGATTGCCTGTTTTGCAAGATCATCGCCGGGGAAATCCCCGCCAAGCGCGCCTATGAGGACGAACAGGTGGTGGTCATCCACGATATCAACCCCCAGGCGCCCATGCATATGCTGGTGTTGCCCAAAAAACACCTGGCAAGCATCGCGCAGATGGCGCCGGAGGATAAGGCCCTGCTGGGGCACATGATGTTCGTCGCCCAGCAGATGGCCAAGGCCGCGGGCATTGCGGACGCGGGCTTCCGCCTGGTGATCAACACCGGCAAGGACGGCGCGCAGAGCGTGCAGCACCTGCACCTGCACGTGCTGGGCGGCCGCGCGCTCTCAGGCCAGATGGGCTGA
- the mtaB gene encoding tRNA (N(6)-L-threonylcarbamoyladenosine(37)-C(2))-methylthiotransferase MtaB — protein sequence MDRLQRVYTVAFYTLGCKVNQYDTQAMREQFLAQGFVEVAFHEAADVYVVNTCTVTHVSDRKSRQMIARAHRKHPDALVIVAGCYAQRAGQELLALPGVGMVLGPQHRAAVARQALEVLQGGGKIDAVGDIDRAGSFEKLHISGMHARTRAVLKIQEGCDQFCAYCIIPYVRGPIRSRPLEDALQEARTLAAAGVPEIVLTGIHLTSYGRDLGQERYPGQYLADLLEAVDRIEGIVRIRLGSLEPALLNDAFLARASRLAHLCPQFHVALQSGSDGVLARMGRAYDTAAYALGVEALRHAFSDAALTTDMMVGFPGETEAEFEETCAFAARIRLAHMHVFPYSPREGTRAASMPGQVPAPVKEARAHKLMALGKTLARAYAQQFVGSVQPVLFEEPHQSGGTWGRTPHDLLVLVAGDHARGSLKRCKITELDEEGLCGLSIE from the coding sequence TTGGATAGGTTGCAACGGGTGTATACCGTCGCGTTTTATACGCTGGGCTGCAAGGTCAATCAATACGACACCCAGGCCATGCGCGAGCAGTTCCTTGCGCAGGGCTTTGTGGAGGTGGCGTTTCACGAGGCGGCGGATGTCTACGTGGTCAACACCTGCACCGTCACCCACGTCTCGGACCGCAAGAGCCGACAGATGATCGCGCGCGCCCACCGCAAGCATCCCGATGCGCTGGTGATCGTGGCGGGCTGCTACGCCCAGCGGGCGGGGCAAGAGCTGCTGGCGCTGCCCGGCGTGGGCATGGTGCTGGGCCCCCAGCATCGCGCGGCGGTTGCGCGCCAGGCGCTGGAGGTGCTCCAGGGGGGCGGCAAGATAGACGCGGTGGGCGATATCGATCGGGCGGGGAGCTTTGAAAAGCTGCACATCAGCGGCATGCACGCCCGCACGCGCGCGGTGCTCAAAATCCAGGAGGGGTGCGACCAGTTCTGCGCCTACTGCATCATTCCCTACGTGCGCGGGCCCATCCGCAGCCGGCCGCTTGAGGACGCGCTGCAGGAGGCGCGCACGCTGGCAGCGGCGGGCGTGCCTGAGATCGTGCTGACGGGCATCCACCTGACCAGCTACGGGCGGGACCTGGGCCAGGAGCGCTACCCGGGGCAGTATCTGGCGGATTTGCTGGAGGCCGTTGACCGCATTGAAGGTATTGTGCGCATTCGTTTGGGGTCGCTGGAGCCCGCGCTGCTCAACGATGCCTTCCTTGCGCGCGCATCGCGCCTGGCGCATCTGTGCCCGCAGTTCCATGTGGCGCTGCAGTCGGGCAGCGACGGGGTGCTTGCCCGCATGGGCCGTGCCTACGATACAGCCGCGTACGCGCTGGGCGTGGAGGCGCTGCGGCACGCCTTTTCGGATGCGGCGCTCACCACGGATATGATGGTGGGCTTTCCGGGGGAGACGGAGGCGGAATTTGAAGAGACGTGCGCGTTTGCTGCGCGCATCCGGCTTGCGCACATGCACGTGTTTCCCTATTCGCCGCGCGAGGGGACCCGGGCGGCGTCCATGCCGGGCCAGGTGCCGGCGCCCGTCAAGGAGGCGCGCGCCCACAAGCTTATGGCGCTTGGAAAAACGCTTGCGCGCGCTTATGCGCAGCAATTTGTGGGCAGCGTGCAGCCCGTGCTCTTTGAGGAGCCGCACCAAAGCGGCGGCACGTGGGGGCGCACCCCGCACGACCTGCTGGTGCTGGTTGCGGGCGATCACGCCCGCGGCAGCCTCAAAAGGTGCAAAATTACCGAGCTTGACGAGGAAGGACTTTGCGGCCTGTCCATCGAATAA
- a CDS encoding 16S rRNA (uracil(1498)-N(3))-methyltransferase, protein MRRFFVDEPLKEGALVRVTGSEARHILRVLRMQAGDEALLVDGAGASAPARLVEIAQQACVFAAGPVQQGSGEPRRPITLFMGLPKGDKMDFVVQKAVELGACAVVPVRMARCVARLDAGRDEEKKRARWQRIAREAAKQAGRAVVPEVGACIDLSALCAQLAAFPRAIVAWEEATQGGLKAALMDAPEDAPLALVVGPEGGMSFEEVARMAQTGARTVTLGRRILRCETAPLALLAIVQYLLGEMGER, encoded by the coding sequence ATGCGCCGGTTTTTTGTGGACGAGCCCCTAAAGGAGGGGGCGCTTGTGCGGGTGACGGGGAGCGAGGCGCGCCATATCCTGCGCGTGCTGCGCATGCAGGCGGGCGACGAGGCGCTGCTGGTGGACGGCGCGGGCGCAAGCGCGCCGGCCAGGCTGGTGGAGATTGCGCAGCAGGCGTGCGTGTTTGCCGCGGGGCCGGTGCAGCAGGGCAGCGGGGAGCCGCGCAGGCCCATCACCCTTTTTATGGGTCTGCCCAAGGGGGATAAGATGGATTTTGTGGTGCAGAAGGCCGTGGAGCTGGGTGCCTGCGCGGTCGTGCCGGTGCGCATGGCGCGCTGCGTGGCCCGCCTTGACGCGGGCAGGGACGAAGAGAAAAAGCGCGCACGCTGGCAGCGCATCGCCCGCGAGGCCGCCAAGCAGGCCGGAAGGGCCGTGGTGCCGGAGGTGGGCGCGTGCATCGATTTGTCCGCGCTCTGCGCGCAGCTTGCGGCATTCCCCCGCGCGATTGTGGCGTGGGAGGAGGCGACGCAAGGGGGGCTTAAGGCGGCGCTCATGGACGCGCCCGAGGACGCGCCGCTTGCTCTTGTGGTGGGCCCCGAGGGGGGCATGTCTTTTGAGGAGGTGGCACGCATGGCGCAGACGGGCGCGCGCACGGTGACGCTGGGCAGGCGCATCCTGCGCTGCGAGACCGCGCCGCTTGCGCTGCTTGCCATTGTGCAGTATCTGTTGGGCGAGATGGGGGAGCGGTAA
- the prmA gene encoding 50S ribosomal protein L11 methyltransferase, whose amino-acid sequence MDYIQICIDTTQSGLEIVCGALEAVGIEQTEIIEDKASVERFLAEVAAYWDYVDADAVLRGARKPCVRAYVSDNASGRALRDAARARIDWLRGQALGVDMGGLTFSEQIVRQEDWANNWKQYYKPMRIGARLVVKPAWEALPEEMEGGVVLNINPGMVFGTGQHETTALCLEALQQVVQPGDRVLDAGCGSGILSIAALLLGAGEAFGVDIDPNAVDIAYENAAMNGIGRDRYRVLAGNIVQDVNIQRQVGAGFDVVVANIVADVVINLTPYAARVLRSGGTFIASGIICERRADVCAQMVRAGLRVVEEREKNGWMAIRAKACGQ is encoded by the coding sequence ATGGATTATATACAGATCTGCATCGACACCACCCAAAGCGGCCTGGAGATCGTCTGCGGCGCGCTGGAGGCGGTGGGCATCGAGCAGACGGAGATCATTGAGGATAAGGCGAGCGTCGAGCGCTTTTTGGCCGAGGTGGCCGCTTACTGGGACTACGTGGACGCAGATGCGGTACTGCGCGGTGCGCGTAAGCCCTGCGTGCGCGCATATGTATCGGACAATGCGTCGGGTCGGGCCCTGCGCGACGCGGCAAGGGCGCGCATCGACTGGCTGCGCGGCCAGGCGCTGGGCGTGGATATGGGCGGCCTTACTTTTAGCGAGCAGATTGTGCGCCAGGAGGATTGGGCCAATAACTGGAAGCAGTACTACAAGCCCATGCGCATCGGCGCGCGCCTGGTGGTCAAGCCCGCCTGGGAGGCGTTGCCCGAGGAGATGGAAGGCGGCGTCGTGCTCAACATTAACCCGGGCATGGTGTTCGGCACGGGCCAGCACGAGACCACCGCGCTTTGTCTGGAGGCGCTGCAGCAGGTGGTGCAGCCGGGCGATCGGGTGCTGGACGCGGGATGCGGCAGCGGCATTCTCTCTATCGCCGCGCTGCTGCTGGGCGCGGGGGAGGCCTTTGGCGTGGACATCGACCCCAACGCCGTGGATATCGCCTATGAAAACGCCGCGATGAACGGCATCGGCAGGGACCGCTACCGCGTGCTTGCGGGCAACATCGTGCAGGACGTGAACATCCAAAGGCAGGTGGGCGCGGGCTTTGACGTGGTGGTGGCAAACATCGTGGCCGACGTCGTGATCAACCTGACGCCCTACGCCGCGCGCGTGCTCAGATCGGGCGGTACGTTCATCGCCTCGGGCATCATCTGCGAGCGCCGTGCGGACGTGTGCGCACAGATGGTGCGGGCGGGCCTGCGCGTGGTGGAGGAGAGGGAAAAGAACGGCTGGATGGCGATCCGCGCCAAAGCCTGCGGCCAATAA
- a CDS encoding putative ABC transporter permease, translating to MWDEACRLFLYFLAYSVLGWVCESVYCSIPAKKCINRGFLAGPLCPIYGFGAVAVALTLAPFAGNVALVFCLGLLLTSALEYVTSWLMEKAFHMKWWDYSARFCNIRGRVCLKNSVMFGVMSVLVVQVLHPQVVRLVALLPQAWLYALAGLFACALALDFVSAVRATLQISGRLAAIQRVLEEMRAHTAAQGRALQQDWDARREAAQSSLELLHARLEELARANRRAHRRLLDAFPHLHAPRYSDAVARVRQTLEQLRAQRRHRGKDGRR from the coding sequence ATGTGGGATGAGGCGTGCCGGCTGTTTCTCTATTTTCTCGCCTACAGTGTGCTGGGGTGGGTGTGCGAGAGCGTCTACTGTTCCATCCCCGCGAAAAAGTGTATCAACCGCGGCTTTCTGGCGGGGCCGCTGTGCCCCATCTACGGCTTTGGCGCGGTGGCGGTGGCGCTTACACTCGCGCCGTTTGCGGGGAACGTGGCATTGGTCTTTTGCCTGGGGCTGCTGTTGACAAGCGCGCTGGAGTACGTCACAAGCTGGCTGATGGAAAAGGCGTTCCACATGAAGTGGTGGGACTATTCGGCGCGCTTTTGCAATATCCGCGGCCGCGTGTGCCTCAAAAACAGCGTGATGTTCGGCGTAATGAGCGTGCTTGTGGTGCAGGTGCTGCACCCGCAGGTGGTGCGCCTGGTGGCTCTGCTGCCACAGGCGTGGCTGTACGCGCTTGCGGGACTATTTGCCTGCGCGCTGGCGCTGGATTTTGTCTCTGCCGTGCGCGCCACGCTTCAGATCAGCGGCCGGCTTGCGGCCATCCAGCGCGTCTTGGAGGAGATGCGCGCGCATACCGCGGCGCAGGGCCGCGCGCTGCAGCAGGATTGGGATGCGCGGCGTGAGGCCGCGCAAAGTTCGCTGGAGCTTCTGCATGCCCGATTAGAGGAATTGGCGCGGGCAAACCGCCGGGCGCACAGGCGCCTGCTGGACGCCTTTCCGCATTTGCACGCGCCGCGCTACAGCGACGCGGTAGCGCGCGTGCGCCAGACGCTGGAACAGCTGCGCGCGCAGCGCCGGCATCGCGGCAAGGACGGCAGGCGATAA
- a CDS encoding 2-hydroxyacyl-CoA dehydratase: MAQNVQFTKEMKRTHTILLPDMLPIHFKLISQVMQQYGYKTQLLQNAGHQVVEEGLKNVHNDTCYPALLVIGQMIDALKSGRYDTHRVALMITQTGGGCRASNYIFLLRKALEKSGFGYVPVISLNFKGLEDCPGFTLKLSMLMKAVYAVILGDFLMLLANQCRPYEMHKGDTDALVEKWTRRVLDAWARRTPLSFRSVKKQYGAILEDFAALSKCGVRKPRVGIVGEIYVKYSPLANNHLEDFLQAEGAEVVVPGLMDFCMYCINNGMVDRALYGASALRSLACRIGYRYFVRKQRDMIQAIREHGVFRAPMPFPETNKLAGDYISHGVKMGEGWLLTVEMAELIAGGVDNIVCAQPFGCLPNHIVGKGMINQIKQKHPEANIVAIDYDPGASQVNQQNRIKMMLASALARQAGLRSDVG; the protein is encoded by the coding sequence ATGGCGCAAAACGTGCAGTTTACAAAGGAAATGAAACGGACGCACACCATCCTGCTGCCCGATATGCTGCCTATTCACTTTAAGCTGATCTCCCAGGTGATGCAACAGTACGGCTACAAGACGCAGCTGCTGCAGAACGCCGGCCACCAGGTGGTGGAGGAGGGCCTTAAAAACGTGCACAACGACACCTGCTATCCGGCGCTGCTGGTGATCGGGCAGATGATCGACGCGCTGAAAAGCGGCCGCTACGATACCCACCGCGTGGCGCTGATGATCACCCAGACGGGCGGGGGATGCCGGGCGTCCAACTACATCTTTCTGCTGCGCAAGGCGCTGGAAAAGAGCGGCTTTGGCTACGTGCCGGTGATCTCGCTCAATTTCAAGGGCCTGGAGGACTGCCCGGGCTTTACGCTCAAGCTCTCCATGCTGATGAAGGCGGTCTACGCGGTGATCCTGGGCGATTTTCTGATGCTGCTTGCCAACCAGTGCCGCCCCTACGAGATGCACAAGGGGGATACCGACGCGCTGGTGGAGAAGTGGACACGCCGCGTGCTGGACGCGTGGGCGCGCCGCACGCCGCTGAGTTTTCGCAGTGTGAAGAAACAGTATGGCGCCATTTTGGAGGACTTTGCCGCCCTGTCCAAGTGTGGCGTGCGTAAGCCCCGCGTGGGCATTGTGGGGGAGATATACGTTAAATATTCCCCGCTTGCAAACAACCATCTGGAGGACTTTCTGCAGGCCGAGGGCGCGGAGGTGGTGGTGCCCGGGCTGATGGATTTTTGCATGTACTGCATCAACAACGGCATGGTGGACCGCGCGCTCTACGGCGCAAGCGCGCTGCGCAGCTTGGCCTGCCGCATCGGCTACCGGTACTTTGTGCGCAAGCAACGCGATATGATCCAGGCCATACGGGAGCACGGCGTTTTTCGGGCGCCCATGCCGTTTCCAGAGACGAATAAGCTGGCGGGCGACTATATCAGCCACGGCGTCAAAATGGGCGAAGGGTGGCTGCTCACCGTGGAGATGGCCGAGCTCATTGCGGGCGGGGTGGATAATATCGTCTGCGCCCAGCCCTTCGGCTGCCTGCCCAACCACATCGTGGGCAAGGGCATGATCAACCAGATCAAGCAGAAGCATCCCGAGGCCAACATCGTGGCCATCGACTACGATCCGGGCGCAAGCCAGGTCAACCAGCAGAACCGCATCAAGATGATGCTGGCAAGCGCCCTTGCGCGCCAGGCGGGGCTTCGCAGCGATGTGGGATGA
- a CDS encoding acyl-CoA dehydratase activase-related protein gives MATAGQNISVGIDVGSTTVKVVVLQDGLIIFKHYERHYSQVRQKTLEILERARQSVGERPFTVAISGSAGLGMAKAAHIPFIQEVFATSEAVRRSDKGIDIVIELGGEDAKIIFLTGGLEERMNGSCAGGTGAFIDQMATLLDVSLEELDALSLRATKRYPIASRCGVFAKSDIQPLLNQNAAKEDIAASIFQAVVDQTITGLAQGRRLEGRIAFLGGPLHFFKGLQQRFTETLRLSEENAVFPGLGQYAVAIGAAHYAQGEGKPWHMDALTQALRAVREERNAHYLTPLFASEEQYAAFCARHARAAVPHMDARKYTGDAYLGIDCGSTTTKLVLMGAQGEILYSYYGSNRGNPVDIIRAQLCKVWACCGSRIRLRAGAVTGYGEQLIQNAFDIDAGLVETMAHFKATRFFCPDVDFILDIGGQDIKCFRVKNDAIDSIMLNEACSSGCGSFIETFARALGYDVAAFAKLGLFARHPVDLGSRCTVFMNSSVKQAQKEGAGVADISAGLSMSVVKNAIYKVIRARSAAELGENVVVQGGTFYNDAVLRSFEMELGRPVIRPAIAGLMGAYGAALHARDLGLEKTAIMPAEALARFTHRAKTAACGLCANKCTLRVNQFGDGKRFISGNKCERPLLQKGQATLPNMYAYKLEKLLALKGAPGPHGKIGIPMGLNMYENLPFWHAFFTQLGFEVVRSDVSSVQLYNKGRYSIPSDTVCYPAKLMHGHIENLLEKGVRTIFYPCLTYNFDEGKGDNHYNCPVVAYYPELLQANVAKLAEADFMHPFWGLHRRHDFVKKAHAYLAPRYADITRRQVQQASDAAYEAYDAWMQDIRRKGREMIDFAEGSGKRMIVLAGRPYHVDPEINHGIDRLISSLGIVVLSEDCVCDLVAPQQVNVLNQWTYHARLYNAAKYCTTRADTELVQLVSFGCGIDAITTDEVRDILESKGKLYTELKIDDISNNGPAKIRIRSLLGAIAERQKGAVR, from the coding sequence ATGGCAACAGCGGGACAAAATATAAGCGTGGGCATTGACGTGGGTTCCACCACGGTGAAGGTGGTGGTGCTCCAGGACGGGCTGATCATCTTTAAACACTATGAGCGCCATTATTCGCAGGTGCGGCAAAAGACGCTGGAGATCCTGGAGCGCGCCCGCCAGAGCGTGGGGGAGCGCCCCTTTACGGTGGCGATCTCCGGCTCGGCGGGGCTGGGCATGGCCAAGGCCGCGCACATTCCGTTTATCCAGGAGGTGTTTGCCACCAGCGAGGCGGTGCGCCGCAGCGATAAAGGCATTGATATCGTCATCGAGCTGGGCGGCGAGGACGCCAAGATCATCTTTCTGACCGGCGGGCTGGAGGAGCGCATGAACGGTTCCTGCGCCGGCGGCACGGGCGCGTTCATCGACCAGATGGCCACGCTGCTGGACGTGAGCCTGGAGGAGCTCGACGCGCTGAGCCTGCGCGCCACCAAACGCTACCCCATCGCTTCGCGCTGCGGGGTGTTCGCCAAGTCCGATATCCAGCCGCTGCTCAACCAGAACGCGGCCAAGGAGGATATCGCCGCATCGATCTTTCAGGCCGTGGTGGACCAGACCATCACCGGCCTTGCGCAGGGCCGCCGCCTGGAGGGGCGCATCGCCTTTTTAGGGGGACCGCTGCACTTTTTCAAGGGGCTGCAGCAGCGCTTTACCGAAACGCTGCGCCTCTCGGAAGAAAACGCGGTCTTTCCTGGCCTGGGCCAGTACGCGGTGGCCATCGGCGCGGCGCACTATGCGCAAGGCGAGGGCAAGCCCTGGCATATGGATGCGCTGACGCAAGCCCTGCGCGCCGTCAGGGAGGAGCGAAACGCCCACTATCTCACGCCCCTGTTTGCATCAGAGGAGCAGTACGCTGCCTTTTGCGCGCGCCACGCGCGCGCTGCGGTGCCCCATATGGACGCGCGCAAGTACACGGGGGATGCCTATCTGGGCATCGACTGCGGCAGCACCACAACCAAGCTGGTGCTGATGGGGGCGCAGGGGGAGATTCTCTACAGCTACTACGGTTCTAACCGCGGCAACCCTGTGGACATCATCCGCGCGCAGCTGTGCAAGGTGTGGGCCTGCTGCGGCAGCCGCATCCGCCTGCGCGCAGGCGCGGTCACCGGCTACGGCGAGCAGCTGATACAGAACGCCTTTGACATCGATGCGGGGCTGGTGGAGACCATGGCGCACTTTAAGGCCACGCGCTTTTTCTGCCCCGATGTGGATTTTATCCTGGACATCGGCGGACAGGACATCAAGTGCTTCCGCGTGAAAAACGACGCCATCGACAGCATCATGCTCAACGAGGCGTGTTCCTCGGGATGCGGTTCCTTTATCGAGACGTTTGCCCGCGCGCTGGGGTACGACGTGGCGGCGTTTGCCAAACTGGGCCTCTTTGCGCGCCATCCAGTGGACTTGGGCTCGCGCTGCACGGTGTTTATGAATTCCTCGGTCAAGCAGGCGCAGAAGGAGGGCGCGGGGGTGGCGGATATCTCGGCGGGCCTGTCGATGAGCGTGGTGAAAAACGCTATCTACAAGGTAATCCGGGCGCGTAGCGCCGCAGAGCTGGGGGAGAACGTGGTGGTGCAGGGCGGCACCTTCTACAACGACGCGGTGTTGCGCAGCTTTGAGATGGAGCTGGGCCGCCCGGTGATCCGTCCCGCCATCGCGGGGCTGATGGGGGCCTACGGCGCGGCGCTGCACGCGCGCGATCTGGGGCTGGAGAAAACCGCCATCATGCCCGCGGAAGCCCTCGCCCGCTTTACCCACAGAGCAAAGACGGCCGCCTGCGGGCTGTGCGCCAACAAGTGCACCCTGCGCGTCAACCAGTTCGGGGACGGCAAGCGATTCATCTCGGGCAACAAGTGCGAGCGGCCGCTGCTGCAAAAAGGACAGGCCACGCTGCCCAACATGTACGCCTACAAGCTGGAGAAGCTGCTGGCGCTCAAAGGCGCGCCCGGGCCGCATGGCAAAATCGGCATCCCGATGGGCCTGAATATGTACGAAAACCTGCCCTTTTGGCACGCGTTCTTTACGCAATTGGGCTTTGAGGTGGTGCGCTCGGACGTCTCCAGCGTGCAGCTCTACAACAAGGGGCGCTACTCCATCCCCTCCGATACGGTGTGCTACCCCGCCAAGCTGATGCATGGACACATCGAAAACCTGCTGGAGAAGGGCGTGCGCACGATTTTTTACCCCTGTTTGACTTACAATTTCGACGAGGGCAAGGGGGATAACCATTACAACTGCCCGGTGGTAGCCTATTACCCCGAGCTGCTGCAGGCCAATGTCGCCAAACTGGCCGAGGCGGACTTTATGCACCCTTTTTGGGGGCTGCACCGCCGGCATGACTTTGTCAAAAAGGCGCACGCGTATTTGGCACCCCGCTATGCGGACATCACCCGCCGCCAGGTGCAGCAGGCAAGCGATGCGGCCTACGAAGCGTACGATGCCTGGATGCAGGACATCCGGCGGAAGGGGCGCGAGATGATCGACTTTGCCGAGGGCAGCGGCAAGCGCATGATCGTGCTTGCGGGCAGACCCTACCACGTTGATCCCGAGATCAACCACGGCATCGACCGGCTGATCAGCTCCCTGGGCATCGTGGTGCTCTCGGAGGACTGCGTGTGCGATCTGGTGGCGCCGCAGCAGGTCAATGTACTCAACCAGTGGACGTACCACGCCCGGCTCTACAACGCGGCGAAATACTGCACCACGCGCGCTGATACCGAGCTGGTGCAGCTGGTGAGCTTCGGCTGCGGCATCGATGCGATTACAACCGACGAGGTGCGCGATATTTTGGAATCCAAGGGCAAGCTCTACACAGAGCTGAAGATCGACGATATCAGCAACAACGGCCCGGCAAAGATCCGGATCCGCAGCCTGCTGGGCGCGATCGCCGAGCGGCAGAAAGGAGCGGTGCGATAA
- a CDS encoding DegV family protein → MAVRIITDSTSDIPKELAAQWDVQIVPLRVIFGDTVYVDGVSITREEFYAKMRQADQLPSTSQINPMEFEAVFRKALEAGDEVVGIFLSSELSGTYQSAALAKDTIGSDKIHVVDSRAVTMMLYLLVQQAVVMRGMGKGAAEIAQAVQEMIPHAHLYAAIGDLKHLQRGGRLSSVGVALGSVLKLCPLISMDGGKISVVSAARGNIRGFKWIFLQMEKLGVRAGTPLIMGNTDAPQLQQKMLHALGKKAQQLQILPCDIGAAVGVHAGPGCGGIAWIDAQES, encoded by the coding sequence ATGGCAGTACGAATCATCACCGATAGCACCAGCGATATCCCCAAAGAGCTTGCCGCGCAGTGGGACGTGCAGATCGTTCCGCTGCGCGTTATCTTTGGCGATACGGTGTATGTGGACGGCGTGTCGATCACGCGCGAGGAATTCTATGCCAAGATGCGCCAGGCCGACCAGCTGCCCAGCACCTCGCAGATCAACCCGATGGAATTTGAAGCGGTATTCCGCAAGGCGCTGGAGGCGGGCGACGAGGTGGTGGGCATCTTTTTGTCCTCGGAGCTTTCAGGCACCTACCAGAGTGCGGCGTTGGCCAAGGACACCATTGGCAGCGACAAAATCCACGTGGTGGACTCGCGCGCGGTGACGATGATGCTCTATCTGCTGGTACAGCAGGCGGTAGTGATGCGGGGCATGGGCAAGGGGGCCGCCGAGATCGCCCAGGCGGTCCAGGAGATGATCCCCCACGCGCACCTGTACGCTGCGATCGGCGATTTAAAGCATCTGCAGCGCGGCGGACGGCTCTCTTCGGTGGGCGTGGCGCTGGGCAGCGTGCTGAAGCTCTGCCCGCTCATCAGCATGGACGGCGGTAAGATTTCGGTGGTCTCGGCCGCGCGGGGCAACATCCGCGGCTTTAAGTGGATCTTCTTACAGATGGAAAAACTGGGCGTGCGCGCAGGCACGCCGCTGATCATGGGCAATACGGACGCCCCGCAGCTGCAACAGAAAATGCTGCACGCGCTGGGCAAAAAGGCGCAGCAGCTGCAGATCCTTCCCTGCGATATCGGCGCTGCGGTGGGCGTGCACGCGGGCCCCGGCTGCGGCGGCATCGCCTGGATTGACGCGCAGGAATCGTAA
- a CDS encoding MarR family transcriptional regulator has translation MSEERACAMMERAYNAALRLEISTLAHVGSASLSMREAHIIEQVCQADFDKNENTMSALAQTMGVTISTLTVSVSTLERKGYLYRQRDTIDRRLVRVYATEEGARVNQVHGAMHQQQFDSVRSVLTADELVVFDKVMGKLVNYFEDQCKTVDSKE, from the coding sequence ATGAGCGAAGAACGTGCATGCGCCATGATGGAGCGCGCCTATAACGCGGCGCTCCGGCTGGAGATATCTACCCTTGCGCATGTGGGCAGCGCCAGCCTATCGATGCGCGAGGCCCATATCATCGAACAGGTCTGCCAGGCGGATTTCGATAAAAACGAAAACACCATGTCCGCCCTGGCGCAGACGATGGGCGTGACCATCTCCACGCTGACGGTGTCGGTCTCGACCCTGGAGCGCAAGGGATACCTGTACCGCCAGCGCGATACCATTGACCGGCGCCTGGTGCGCGTCTACGCAACCGAGGAGGGCGCGCGGGTCAACCAGGTGCACGGCGCGATGCACCAGCAGCAGTTTGACTCTGTGCGCAGCGTGCTCACGGCGGATGAACTGGTTGTTTTTGACAAAGTGATGGGTAAGCTAGTAAACTATTTCGAGGATCAATGTAAAACTGTGGACAGCAAGGAGTAG